The following proteins come from a genomic window of Ferrovibrio sp. MS7:
- the rpmA gene encoding 50S ribosomal protein L27 produces the protein MAHKKAGGSSRNGRDSQSKRLGVKKFGGQVVVAGNIIVRQRGTKVHPGKNVGLGKDHTLFALSDGQVKFHDGKKGRDYVSVLPAEA, from the coding sequence ATGGCTCACAAAAAAGCTGGCGGTTCCTCCCGCAACGGCCGCGACTCCCAGAGCAAGCGCCTCGGCGTGAAGAAGTTCGGCGGCCAGGTTGTTGTCGCTGGCAACATCATCGTGCGCCAGCGCGGCACCAAGGTGCATCCGGGCAAGAATGTTGGTCTCGGCAAGGACCACACCCTGTTCGCGCTGTCCGATGGCCAGGTCAAGTTCCACGATGGCAAGAAGGGCCGCGACTACGTATCGGTTCTCCCGGCGGAGGCGTGA